Within Natator depressus isolate rNatDep1 chromosome 6, rNatDep2.hap1, whole genome shotgun sequence, the genomic segment acccaaacccttggatcttagaacaatgaaaaaacattcagtttccttacaagaagacttttaatagaagtaaaaaaaatcatctctgtaaaatcaggatggtaaataccttacagggtaattagattcaaaacatagagaatccctctaggcaaaacccttaagttacaaaaaaggacacacagacaggaatagtcattctattcagcacagttcttttctcagccatttcaagaaatcataatctaacacacacctagctagattacttactaagttctaagactccattcctgttctgtctccggcaaaagcatcacacagacagacacagcccatttgtttttctccctcctcccagcttttgaaagcatcttgtctcctcattggtcattttggtcaggtgccagcgaggttatctttagcttcttaaccctttagtgGTGAgcggatttttcctctggccaggagggattttaaaggggtttacccttcccattatatttatgacaagtatACAGACatttaagatactgatttgattccccccacccagttctgtcttgtctcttgtTGATCCTTGCTAttacagcccatgctccccccaatttctgacccttctcccaggtctccatgtgtTTGACTTACCTGTGCGCTTTGGCCTCCTGCCACCTTCAAACCtactttaaagccctcctcactaggttgtTGAATCAGGCTGCTGAAgcttcttctccccttccccatccagcCTGCACCCCTTTAGCTCGGCTCCTCACCCTTGTTCCTGCCAGTCTCCCTCCAGCTAGGCCTCTTGCCACCCACTGGGCAATGATGTGGAAGAAATCATAAAAACATCACTGATAGTTTGCAAATGACAAAGAACAGTAACTTCAACAAAGTTAAGATCAGCATCCTACCACTGTGAGAGCAACTCTATGGAGGTTTATTTTAACAAGGAAGCAATGAGTCAAAAACGGCCTAATGACAAAACTGAGGAAATTAAAAGACTTAGACTAAACATGGCAACGACTCAAGCAGCCATCATAGATTCCTAGATGTTACTTGTCCCCCAAACCACAAAACAAGAagtgggaaggaagaaaaaaaaagaaaccccacAGCTGAGTGTGGCCGAATGGCAAAACTCAAGGAAATTAACTGGGCCAAACAGGTATCCTTCAGGAAATGGAATTCTACTCCCCAGGAAGCCAACAGCACATTCACAACAGCACGTAAAGTGTAAGACGGACATCAGCAGGGCTCAGAGGGAATTGGAAAAGAAAGTAGTCAAGGACCTAAAAACAACCAACTGTAAATTCTTTCATGCTATTGGGAAGACCGTCAGAGAATCAGTGGTGCATGcagtgtagccatgtcagtcccaggatattagagagacaaggtggatgaggtgatatctttcattggaccaacttctgttgatagacaagcttttgagccttttgaagaagaactctgtgtgactcaaaatcttgtctctttcaccataaTGGCATGGAacccacctctcatgagcacccccttctggtcaggtgtgtCTTCACTTCTCCGTTTATGGTGACCCTCTCTGGCAGTTTctagtgactcagccctctggccaagtcacagtCTGCATGGAACACAACTCTGACATCTTCAGGGGCATTAGTCCAACAAAGTCTGTATGCGCTCCTGGCACTGGTAGGGGACCATGCCCCCAGAGCTTACTCCCTGGAGACTTTTCACCTATACTGGTCTGTCTGGCCTTAGGGAAGTTCTATATAAAGTGGGGGAAGCAAACAATGagtgtcttcagctggcttaagagaCAGCCTCCCCACCACACAGAGATACCTGAAGGCACCTGGAAACAAAAGGACTGTAACCACAGGGGTGGGTGAGGCCAGGCTGGACCTAGGTCAGAAAAGGCATCTGACATGAGAAGGATTTTACCTGAAGTAACAACTTGGGGTGAGAAGTTAACATTTGGAACTGATTTCTGAGTGTATTAATCTTAGCCttgcttgtgtttttttttattttgcttcgtGTCTTACATTGTTCTGTCTGTTGCTACTTAAAACcgcttaaatcctactttttatgtctaagaaaatcacttttgtttatttataaactcAGTGTAAATAATTGTTAGCTGGGGGGGAAACATATCTCTCTATCGGTGATATGGGGGGGGAACATTTAtctttttaccctgtataagcttatgacagagtaaaacagatttatttggggttaggtcccactgggagctgggtgtctgcgtgctggagacaggtatccTCCTGAGCTGGTTTCAGTCTAGATGAGCAGTTTTGTGGGCGGAGCCCGGACCCTTGGTCTGTGTTGTAGCAGACTGGcttgtctggctcaacaaggcagggttctggaggcccaggctggcaggaaaaataggctcagaggtaatttgagcccatcaggtgacagtcccaatgagggtctctgtgaccgaacccagcACACTATGCACTTGGGTTTCCTGCATTTCCAAAAAACATCCCAGCACTTGAGCGATGTGCTGTTCCAGTCTGGgttgctctcaatctctcctttcaAAGTTGTTCTACTGTGGATAACTAATTAAATAACTACTGGAACAGAGACGTGAAGTTGAGCATCTCACCCTCGAGGCGGTTCCCCTTTTCCACCAGCTTAtagaatcattctctctctctggccctggGATACTTCCCATGTTTTGtccactgatctcagttggggtctgcaGACCTTGTTGGAATACAAACAAATTAATCATAATAACAATACAATAATGAAAAATACAGATTCAAGAATTGGTTAGGAGTTTATTCATTGCTCTCCTCAGCGCGTCCTTCACCTCcatgttcctcaggctgtagatgagggggttcaacatggggatcaccaGCATGTAAAACACTGAGGTCACTTTGTCTCTGTCCATGGAATAGCTGGAGGTGGGGCGCAAATACATGAAGAGGAAGGTGCCATAAGACAGGACCACAGCGGTTAAGTGGaaagagcaggtggagaaggctttgcgcTGGCTCTCGGCAGAGCGGATCTgcaggatggtggagatgatatagacataggagaggaggacagtCACAAAGCTGCTCCCTGTAATGCAGCTCGTCAGAGCAAACATCACAATCTCATTGATGCGGGTGTCAGAACAGGAGAGCGCCAACAGTGGGAGGacatcacagaagaaatgattgatgatattggagctgcagaatgacagccgAAATGTGCAACACGTGTATATCATTGAATCCACAATCCCCACAGTGTACACCACAGCCACCAGCTGTTTACAAAGGTGCCTGGACATGGTGACCGTATAGAGCAGCgggttacagatggccacataacggtcatacgccatcacagccagcaagaggcactCAACATCTCCAAAAACAATAGAGAGATACATTTGCACAGCACAGACTGTGTAAGAAATGCTTTTCCTCTCAGCTAATAAATTCAGCAGCATCTTAGGGGAAATTATCAAGGAAacgcagaggtcacagaaagacaaattcctgaggaaaaagtacatgggggtgtggagtcgGGGATCAATAGTGATTAAGAAGatcatccccccattccccaacAGGGTGATACCATAAATCAGTAGGAACACCACAAACATGGGGACCTGCAGCTCTGGACGATCTGTCAGTCCTGAGAGAATGAATTCAGTCACCTCCGAGTGATTtccctcttccatctcctctGAACAGAGATCAGGCTGCTGCAGAGCTATGGGCCGGTGGATGGTGCGGAAAACCTGTCCCTTCTCTGTTATGAAGTAAGGGAAGATAAATGGAGATCAGTTTCTCAATGGACATCAGTACCCGCTCAGGGAAGGGCTGAGTCCACAGAGCCAGATGTTCTCAGCTGGTTATTCCAGGTGTTCGATAAAATGCACACGCTCTGCAAATACAATGAGACACAGGTTaatcatgccccccccccacaaaaactcCTGTTCACTAATCCAAACTAATCCAATCCTTAGCTAAAGAAGGGGTGAGAGTAAAGGAGTGTCAATCTTTCCACCCTCTCTGGGCAAGGGGAGCTCTGTGGCTTGGCATGTCCGTTTCGGGTAAAGTTGCTTACTGTGCTAATTAAGCTTTTTGGCATTTACTTGAGCCTCTATGAAAACCCAGAGACATCATGGAAAGCCCTGACTTCAGTGACTAGGTAATTGCCTATTTTTTCCAACCAAGGAGGTCGCTCCTTTAGCTGAAGGGGTAGGAGTTGGGGCTGAGGCTTTTGATGCTGGAGGTCTGGAATTCAATAGCTGCTGATCCCCAGggtgtctgtatgtgtgtgtgtgactg encodes:
- the LOC141989865 gene encoding olfactory receptor 8U3-like yields the protein MEEGNHSEVTEFILSGLTDRPELQVPMFVVFLLIYGITLLGNGGMIFLITIDPRLHTPMYFFLRNLSFCDLCVSLIISPKMLLNLLAERKSISYTVCAVQMYLSIVFGDVECLLLAVMAYDRYVAICNPLLYTVTMSRHLCKQLVAVVYTVGIVDSMIYTCCTFRLSFCSSNIINHFFCDVLPLLALSCSDTRINEIVMFALTSCITGSSFVTVLLSYVYIISTILQIRSAESQRKAFSTCSFHLTAVVLSYGTFLFMYLRPTSSYSMDRDKVTSVFYMLVIPMLNPLIYSLRNMEVKDALRRAMNKLLTNS